A stretch of DNA from Ricinus communis isolate WT05 ecotype wild-type chromosome 4, ASM1957865v1, whole genome shotgun sequence:
TGCAGCAGAAGAAGCTTGAGTTAGAGAAACGATCTCGTCCACCTACCCCTCCATCTGATTCAAACAAGCCTAGAAGGCAATCTAACAAGATGTTAAACGAATTAGGTTCTCCTGGTGGGAAGAATAGACCAAAATCTCACAAATTGCCAACAAGTGATGACCAACTAAGCCAGATAAGTAATGAATCAAGAACTTCAAGTCACCAAGGTGATGACATATCTCTTCAGTCAGACAACACTGTTGTCTTTGACTTAAAGACAGATATGGAAGTCACCAGTACTGAACAGCCTAATGAGCTCAATATTGACCACAGTCCATCCTCAAACGCTGTCAGTCATGTGGTTTCTGGCTCAGAGCAGAATGTAAGTGAATTTAACTTCTTTGGCGCCTCTGCTGCGCTGATCATATAGTAATAATGTCACTATTTTGGTTCTCTTATTTCAGAATCCAACTCCAAGATTGGAAGAAGATGGAACGTTGGCAGACTTTGCTGTTGATACCCCAGAGCATCCCAGTCCCATCTCTGTTCTTGATGCTTCAGTGTATAGAGATGATGCGCTGTCTCCAGTAAAGCAGATACCAAATCTGCCTAAAGGTAAAGGTCCTCTGTCTAGAAAACTTCCAATTAAATGTGGAAAGTTTGAGCTTTTGATGAttgaatatcaaataaatGCAATTACAGCATTCTAAAAATGCTGAGATATGACAAGTTATGGATTATCCACAATCGCATGAGAACGGGCTTAGAATTCTTTGTTGTTGCAACCAAGAAATCCAGTTTAACTACATATTCAATTCAGCTGCTAGAATGAAAATACTTACTGGTGGGAATAGTACTTTTACGTTGAAGTCTAGAAGATATTATAAATTGTATTCTTGCTTACAATTGTGCATTTCCCTAGAAAGTTCGCGTTTGGCTTTTGTACTTTCCATTTGCAATTAGCTCCTGACTTCAATCCATGTTGCGTGTCACTCTGCAACAGGAATATCTCCCCATTATCTGGCCTGTGAATTAGTTGCAACTAGGAAGTTTTTTGTCAATCAAGATTCCTCATCATAGTTTAGTTGTATCCACATGTTTGGCcaaacctttttttttatggatAAACAGAAAAGTTCCACCTTCACTGTTTTTTGTATCATCTCCTAAATCTCATATGAATATTCTCATTTAACAGGTGATAGTGCTGAAGCTTCCAAGGACCAGTGGGACCCTGCAGATAACTTCTTATCTGACAGTGTGGGCTCTGTTCTTACCTCAGAGATCAGTCGTAAGAAATTACAGAACGTCGAGAATTTGGTAAAGAAACTTAGACGGCTAAACTCTACTCACGATGAAGCCAGCACAGATTACATTGCATCACTTTGTGAGAACACAAATCCAGACCACAGATACATTTCCGAGATCTTGTTAGCTTCAGGCCTTCTACTCCGAGACCTTGGCTCTGGCATGACAACATTTCAGCTCCACTCATCAGGTCACCCCATTAACCCTGAATTATTCTTTGTACTGGAGCAAACCAAGGCCAGCACTTTAGCTTCAAAAGAAGAGTGCAACCCTGGGAAGACGTATCATTCAAAGCCGAACCCAGAAAGGTTTCACCGGAAGCTCATATTTGATGCTGTTAACGAGATGATTGTTAAGAAGCTAGCATTAGAGGAGCAATCCCCTGAGCCATGGTTGAAATCTGATAACCTGGCAAAGAAGACTCTCAGTGCTCAAAAGCTTCTAAAAGAGTTATGCTCAGAGATTGAACAGCTTCAAGACAAGAAATCAGAATGCAGCCTAGAGGATGAGGAGGATGATCTAAAAGGAGTACTGTGGGATGATGTGATGCGTCGGTCGGAGAGTTGGACAGATTTTCACAGTGAACTCTCTGGCGTAGTATTAGATGTCGAGCGATCAATCTTTAAAGATTTAGTTGACGAAATTGTTATTGGTGAGGCAGCTGGTTCGCGCATCAAACCAGGTAGACGAAGGCAGCTGTTCGCAAAGTAGCTAGCTTAATCTGCAAAACACCatgttctaattcttgattttatatctttctttCGTATtctgatatataaatatatatatatatatatatatattttttttatattaaagaaaaataaatctgGAGTGTGTTGGATTGTAAAGAAATGAACTACTCAGATTTTTGACATTATACATTCATTTATaagaatgatatatatattcaaatctTTCTTCTCAGGTTTGagttgaaatttcttttatcggTGGTATGTTGTGAAAAGACTTACAAATGTCCAAATCAGTGAAAGTTGAAAGACCATTTAGCACTCTCATTGctagagatagagagagaagaGTAAGCAATTATTGGGTCTTCAATGGAGCACCCAATAATATCTTGTACTTGTACTGACACTTAATCTTAATCAAGTTGCTAAACATAGAAAGAAGCCATCCCCATCTGAAGATTATTCACTAAAGAATGAGTTCTTTCTGCCTTGAAGCATTCCTTCCATATCCAAGGACATCGCAAGGCACCTATTGAAGAGAAAAAGGGTCAATGGCATAGCAACCAGAAGCAAATGAAATTACCCTTTTCCAGCTGAAATAATCCATAATTTCATGTTAaccaaaaaaggaaaacaactCTGAAGTATATTCTCCCAGATTATAGGTGAATCAAGCCATACCTAAACAACAAGTTGCCTCCGTAGCATAGTGGTAGTGCGTTCGCTTCGTAAGCGAAAGGTCGCGAGTTCGATCCTCGCCGGGGgctttttttcttgatttttttgcTCTGTAGTTTTTGTTGGGCCTAAAGCTGATGGCTTACTGGGCCTCCGCTCGGCAAGAGAACAGAAACACTGGCCTCTCAGAGTTCTGGAAAAGTCAGCTCACCGAGTCgatgccttttttttttcttccctcTTTTTCCCCTTATTTTTCAGAGGCGAAACAGAAATAGAAATctgaaataaaagataaagtataaattatttgaaattacgAACCtcaatcatattataaaattttattttgttttataaaaaaaaaaaaaaaaaaaaagagtagaaGAAAATATGTAAATGGCTTTGCGTTTACGAAATTATAATTTGCTGAATgagaaatataattagttaaaGAGATTAATTGCTTCATTCAAGAGATCATGTACTTGCACACATGAAAAGATATAAGcccaatttctttcctttttctattcaatcttttattttggtaAAAAGGGGAATATCAATATATGCATGctatgaaaaaggaaagaaagataaTTAGATTGgaccaataaaaaaaaaatttgcatGGTCCCTCCAGGAAATTAATTTCCATCAATTTTaaaccttttttcttcttcttctttttgtgaAATAACTTGGTGGTCGTCCTTACCAAGTAGCCTAATTATTCTGTATAGTTCCtcaaaacttttgaaatttaacCCTAGCACATATATGTTTGATTTCTTCTACATATGCAGCCCCTTGTATGTGCCAATGAATAATCTACGTACCATTCTTGAGAGtttgtataataatttaaataaataattcttttaaaataatttcgtctaaatttcttttaagcttGTTATAACAATTTGATATTAGATCACATTTGTTTTTATCGTGGATTCGAGAACTTATTAGAAGTTGCCCGTCTtgacatttttttcttttgattagcacatttaattttgaagtttttataattttataactaaacAATCAAAAAACACCTCATGttattagttccaactctttttatgaatataatttgattcattcataTATTTTCGTATTTTAGAGTGTTGTTATTCTAAAACCCCGACAGACACTATTTTTTTATCCGAGCATACTATCTTAACTTTAATGTACAATTTTTACCCTTATTGGACTGCTTTTCTAAAtcagtttattatatttatcatttattagaTGACTATTTAACCATTTTAAAAACTACGAAACAGTTTCTTTCCAAGtgatatatgtatataatgtataaataaatatataaaatacatatagATGGTATCTTTTATAAACGAATGGAGAAGGGAGGACCACAAATTAATTCCATAAATCTTAAAGTGGCTATCTCCAAGCAGAAGCACGCCTAGACCATCCATGAAGACGACACCCACGCGCTCTCCAAATGCAAGGGAAGGGAGACTTAAGTAATgatttcctttcctttcctcCTTAACTTATGCAAAAGTCTTTTTATCCGTACAAATatccttaaatttttttcctttttttctctttcgtcacttcaaaataaaaggacCACTGTATAATATGTATCAACCTTTTCTGCCTGATGCCACCTTTGAAATATATCCAACTTGCAACAAGTTCTTTAATGGGTGTTTTTTGTGCTTCTTCTTGGATCTAGTGAGACATGTTGATGGATGATGAAAGACGAGCAGggtctctttctttttttctgtaacttaattaattttccttcctttttcaTATGCATATATTATAAGAAGATTCTTGCCTGCTCACTGATTTcccttatattaattatatcataaaGAATTGCATATTCTTTCTATATCCATCTAAAATTCTAtctatctttctttctttctttcccttaGAGTATCGATTCTTCCATTCTCTTGTTCTGTTCAAAtcttgtatatttgttaggTGAGTTCTTTTCCATATTTATTTCTagcaaaattaataatttaatttctttttggaaagCTAGAGCATTTACAGTCTCTTTTTGCTGAAAGATTCTACATTAGGGTTTGGAGGTAAAAAGAACATTTCttcaacttctttttttttctttttataggatttaattttttatttattaacggGCTACGAACGAGCTCGAACTCGAAATTTCACATTTCTACGTTTGTTTTGCCTAAGATATTATCTATGGTATTTTTAACTGATAAAATCAAAATGCTCCGTATACTCATATTGACAATAAGATATCTCCTTAAAAATTGAACAagaattttaagtttaaatcCCTCTCATCTGATGTGTATATCAAATTGTCCATTCAtccaaaaaaaagaattacttaCTACCCTCTGCTGGCATCTATTGTGTATTATTAATTGGGGCAGGGGATTGCATGTTGGAGCATCACAAACAAGGAATTGGAGACTTGTAAAAATCAAGAACAAACAAAGTAAGGCATCTAAAGTTTCACTAAATCTACAGTCTCATGCTGCCATGCACGCATATATATGTGTATGGACGATCTCTATAATCTTAAATTGGAGACCTCTCCATTTCTTTTGGACCAATATTACTATAACATTGACATGTTGTGATCATGGAGACGAAACGCCATAGTTTCACTTTCAAGCAATACTGAATAATTTCTACTTATATACATGTCTCTCTATATTTGCACCAACATATATGTCTTACTATAGGAATGCCCATtaagattatatattatatatcagTTAGTAATGGTACTGAAACACAAGAAGGTGAGAAGTAATAAGAATAACCCAGCAACAAGAATATAACAactatgatatttttttatttgataaaacaaaacaaaaaaaaaaaagctcaAGATTGACAGTTATAGATGGAATGATAATACAAATAATCatttaaagttatatttagtttattttagttaaatttttttgattttatttcattttaataacataattttaGTTTGGATATTGCTCCCTACTATTAGTATTTGAAAatgtcaaaataatataatatggacaattaaaccaattgaaaaataatattctaaattacttaataatataaatgatcACCTAAATCTTTCacttattttcattttgattataaatatttagtttattttattgcaataacacaattttaatttgtgaaatatattttaaccatctgtatttaaataaattaaaaatttatgatcaaaataaaactaaataagaaGTCGGAGGTAACCAATATATtacacaaattaaaattatattattgaaataagaataaatgaaaagttataaaaataagaacaaaatcAAGCTACCATTTGTTTTATTATCCTCCTTATTAACTAACAAGTATTTGAAATTTCTATCCTAAGTTATGTTGGTCTTAACTTCAATCACAAAATTATATCAGAAAACTTATTGCattcatcaaaatcttatATAATAGCATTTATATTGAAACAAAACCCCAACTGAGTGACcttaacataaattaaaagttcaGTAACCATTTTAAAGTATATGATAGATTCACATCTGGTGTGACTAATGCCAGTTATAATTAAAGAGCATGCATATCAGCAAAGGAAACCGATTAATTAATGTGCATCAACATAGTATTCAGATTACGAATTGTTAGCAACAGAAACAAATTAATACCCAAATTGCAAATGTATATAAGATTGCCATATTACAAACTTTAACTCGTCCGAATCACTGTCTGcagataattaatttgtatacTTAAATGTAACTGACACATGAGAGAAGAAAGTATTTAGTTTCTTACTTGTATTATTTTGGAAAATTCCTTGCTCTCCAATGAGAAAGAAACAGATCCTGTCCCAGGTGATATATTTGCTTGTATATGACAAGGCCTTGAGTAAACTTGAGGCATGAAATGATCAGAGGTGCCATTTCAAGAATTGTCTTAATGTAGCaaatataaagaaagagaatttcAGCACAGTAGGACACTGCACTTTCTCTATACCATGCTGAAGATCAGAGGTATGCAGTCAAGATGAACTAATTGAGCAATAGCAGGAGAAAAGTCATAGCTGGCCATGAATCGCATTAAGTATCGGCTGCATTATCTTTGTCAGGTTGGCTTGCACTACTCCTTTGAGAATGATGATGAACAAGCCCTGGATTTACACCCAACGAGAAATTCTTCATTGGATTATTAGCTGATGATGAAGTCAACCACTGAAAATGGTTTGTTTCCCTCGGCTCATTATTCTCCAACGGAGTGGCAACATAAGGAGGATATTGTGGAAACAAAGATGATACTGTTGCCGGAGGACATAAAAAGAACTGAGAACCCGAGGAGAAAGCTGGCAATGCAACAGTACTAGTGTTGCTGTCGAGTGCAGAATTTTCTGGTTGAGGAATGATCATTCCATGATTTGTTCCAAATTgagataaagataaatttgAAGCATCCCAATGATAGTGTGAATTGAAAGGAATGGGGTTGTTTAGCAAGCCAGGAAAGGAAGAATGAGTAGAAGCAAGAGGGAACAATTTTTGAGCTGAAAGTACCCCatcttgattttcttcatGATCATTTGTTCTGACCCATTTTCCTTTCTCACTTGTACTACTACTTGTAGCTCTCATTGAAGTTTCTGCTTCTGCTTCCCAATACTTTGTTTTTCCCATTATTATACTGTTTTGGTGGTCACCATCAAGATTACTATTATTGACCTTTATCCCTAATGAATGAAACCCAATATCCTTGTTGAATGTTGAATTTACATCGAAGAAAGGAGCAAGAGAAGATTGAGATGAGTTTGATTCATGAGAAACTAGCATCTGTTGATGGAATTGACCAAATCCTTGAGGCAATTGGAGCGGTGGAAGCTTATCAATGTCATCTTTAGTTGCATCAAGCAACCAGTCTATTACCTTGCTAGGCTGACTTAAACCAAGCCTATCTTGAAGATCATATAACTGGATCGCTGTGGGAACAGAAAGCCTGATTCTCCTGTCTCTCAATCCTCTTATAGTGCAAACCTTGCTATGCCTATCTTTTCCTCCGAAAGAACGCGAAACGCGTACAATTCTTGGATTCCTAAATGCTGACCACTGTCTTGAAGTGGACGGTGCCTTGGAGAACTTCTTATTATTGTCATTAGCATCACCCTCTTGCTTTGCTTGAAAACCCTTTTCTCTTGAACTTGTAATCATCTTATCTTTCTCATTATTGAGTTGCAAAACCTGTAAAAGGATTTCATTAAATGTTCCTTCTCTAAAGATAGCCGCAAGTAATTGGGTTTTACAAACAAAACCACAACATTTCATGCAATTGCTTGTTGAATCCGTAAAGAAAATTTCAGAAGAAACATCCGAACTATGTACTagaacattaaaaaaaaaaaagaaaaacagaaacatATGCACCCTACAATACTATGTCAGAAATACACAAGGAATTAGTTGAAAGGAAGAAggataaaaaaacaaaaaaaacacCTAGAAGGATAaacatttagatttttatgaggtactcttttgtttatttgctGCAGATACATGGGTtaagaaagaattttaaagTATTTCTTAAGTTGGGTCTAGGGTTAAGCTGAATCTAGACTAATCAAAACCAATCTAATCCAAGAAGATGAAAATCAAGCAaatcaagaagaaaaagaagtgcAAATACATAGCATAATTTCTTGGAAGGTTAAGCAAGCATGCATATCTCAATTTCCTAGTTCAGGAACTGAGATGATACGCAAGTGTAACTTACATCAGGCAGATCAAAACCTCTAGTAGGCTTCTTCCAGACTAATCGATTTTGCTACTCGAATGTATAGCTTCACTAAGGAAGAGGAAACAGGAATAGTAGCCGGAAAGTAAAATAACATGCTGAAAGTTCTACTTATGTCTAATTCTTTAACTTAAGTTtcatcaaatttataattagacaAGAATAGCCCTTTTGAAAGAAGAACTCTCTTCATTTTAGagacaaaaagagaaaaaaaaaaaagaaaaagaaaaagaagaaaataaagatgcCAGAATTTAACCGCATCATATTGTGAAggatgaaaagaataaaggtATGGCGCATCCGCTACCATGTGTTGCCAGACCCTGTTGACACGCCAACTAGACTAGTTAGTAGGGATTTTATCAAATTGTTCATACCACATACTGAACAATCACCTGCCTACTACTAAATACTAATGAAGCCTGGTGGTCTTTCTTGTAGTTTACATCTTAATTTCCCAATGGCACACACTAGGTGTGGAaggttaatatattattttttttcccaaTTGGGGACCATCCAACacatattagaaaaagagGGTAGTGTTATATGCTTTATTGACATCTACAGCTACCTTTATAATGCATGCTTCGATGaataaaaaggttaaaaagaaaagaaattacaattttttttttttgaaaccCTTGTGTTGGACAATGTGTGCGTGTGATTCTTGGACTAAATATTggtgtttatatataataagttgATTTTCAGAACAACATGTGTTGCCATAGAAAACTAATTCAAAAGGAAGTGTAAGAACAAACTTAAGAATTAGGAAACTGAGAAATTAAATGGAATTAGATAAGTGTTAGAAAGTTGTGGTGTATACTACCGAAGTTTCACCAACTGTGTATTAGATGGATAGACGATAGGTAGCTATTTTTCTTGTAGATAAGGGACCAAAGTAGGTTCTTTAACGCATCTACAGACAGTAGAACCAAAGGACCACATGCACATACAGCAGTGAGATTTTGCTCAGCAGAAGTTGAAACTTAAGCTTGCCCACCAAGCAGATtcttaattaactaattagttCCATTCATTAACAAAGTGTATGGGGTTTCTTTATCATGATTGgctgttttttcatttttcttttgggaaTGGATTTCAGCTTTTCAGGATGCCTATCTATCAGTGATCTCCACAGTAGAGTTCTTTAACAGTCAATTTATAATAAGTTAATActttctttcattattaagATCAATTTGGAACTCAAGATGCCACTATactaaattactaattttggAAGTTCTGAGAGTAGACATGTTCCATTCCTCGTCCTCCAACAGCTGAAACAAGTTGCCTTTGTGATGGCATATTGTCATGGacactaaaaattaaagagttaGCCAGGCGAATTAATATGTGTTTCTTATCTTAACTTCAATAAAATTCCAGGTTTGAGTTTCTCTTCCTTTCGTAATATattagagaaagagagagaactCTAAAAGTTATACATACACACACACTTTAGGGCAGCTAAATTAATGTTTACTGATAATTTTTCACCAGCCAAGAAAGCTTTAAGCATAGTCTAGTCTAATCTGTTGCAACATCAAGAACTGAAGAAGATTACTCAACTGACAAGTCAAAGGTAATTAGGATGTCAAAATAaccttaaaattttttttatcgtACATCATAAAATTTGCAGGAACAACATTCTTTTGCAACAAATTCCATCATCAACCTAGATAATCACTAcagttaataatatatataaaagaaaccCATATCAGCACTTGAACAATTAAAGCAAAGAACAGAAAGAGGGTACTATACTTTTTCAGCTAAGGTACGTAAACAGATATATAGTAACtggaattaattaattaaccttttcACCCAAATAATTGAGGCCTGATAGACTGTATAGTTGCAGTTACAGTTGCACCCAGTCAAAAGCTGAACTCTACTACTTATCTCATCGAACCAAGTTACAATAACAAACCCTTTTTAAGGTTTAACCCTCAGACTAATTAAACCTATTTTCATCAGCTTTTAAAGGACAACACAGTAGCCAGTTGTACGCCGAAAAGCGACATTAGTTTAACCCAATTGAGTCATTAAGGCAAAAGATATGAGCCCTAAGAACCTCATCACCTTAACTTAACTAATTTAGGATAGAGACAGTGCCATTTCTGTTTTAGGGTTTATGTCTTTAGagtttaaaaaggaaaaataaagagtttatCTCTTACTATCTATGACCAAACAGAAATGGTGACCATCACGAGAATGGGTATAAGATTGTTCTGATACCCACTGTAAATAGtaaatgttatatatatatatatatatatatatatatatttaatataaatggtCCCTGGACCCAATACAAAAGCACTGTTCTTTCTACAGGCAGCGATTGaatcattcttttttctttctttttcttaaaaagaaattttactaTGAGTTTTACTGTTTCTTCTTCCCATACAAGGGAAATATATCTGATTCAAAACCATATTTATATAACATTAATCTAtcaataactaaatatttagGGTTCACGGTTATCTGATTGAATCTGGACCAGTAGTACAGTGAGAAACGaaaatcttcttttctttttatttgttttcttttcttttgcaggTTTTGCAGAACAAAAGGAAAAGCATCTGactaagaagaagaagaagaagaagaaacctTCTAAAAGCTGTTCTGTGACCACAAGTaccagaaaataaaaagtatttctGAAGTTTTAGCAGGATTgtaggattaaaaatattaaaacagttGCCACAATAACAATTGGAGAAGAATTTTAGGATGTGATAGTTTATaatgatataataattttattgaataaacaataaaaaaattaaaaaaattaaattaatctaaaCTACGAAATCTAAAACTTTTCTTGTTAAACAAATTCATCCAATTACTAAttcaaaaggaaaagggaAATTAAAATGAGCCACCCAAATGCATACATCCAGTTGCCAAACTGTTACTACTtaattagcatattaaatgTAGAGAGTAGATTATAAAAGAGCATCTAACCCTACATGTTAGAGTTGGATTGGATCCATTTTTTATGTGTTagttcttaattatataaccTATTTGATTAACTGCCTGTTGTCAGGCACTTGTCTCATTAAAACCAATTTCTGATTATGATTTGGGCTATACGACCCCTACAATAATAAGTACTTTCTGCCATtgaaatttatgtatattgaAGATAATCTCAGGTAGGCCGGGTATCCCAAAACCTCCTCTTTACATTGCCCTAGAGacccataaaaaaaaaaaaaaaaaagataaattatatataaattgctaATCGGAATTCTGCATTATATTATCTctaattattactaattttgTTCTTTCAGCACGTTCAGGTCTGTAATTCTTTTgcataaattaaaagatttaaatatgatatttcttGTAAAAGAAATTCCCATTACATTTACTGAAAATGGGTATCCTTCAAAATCCTCTAatagcatataaaaataaattaaataaataatattactgTATATGCCATTCaaattctccttttctttttcttttcaaaataaaaattgaaattcctCATTTAATTAGCAGCACATTAAGACCTTGATAGAAGGGAAAGAAGAAGGCATGTTGATCTGGCATTGAAAATTCCATTTTCTCTCCATTGTCATATTTACGAAGGAATTTGAACTGTGCATGTGCTCAAGGCAGAAGGGAGAGactttcaattaaataaataaaagaaagaaaaattaaaatcattaatgctaataaaaaataaaatataaatataaagagtatttaatttgaataaaacaTTTTACTGTTTATATCCAATATTAATTAAGATGtttcttattatataaaaaatatttttacaaaataaaaaagcaccCTGAAAGAGATGGCTTTACTAagcaagaaaatattatatttaattattcttgatACTTTTGTATCACTTGCTCCtcactatttcttttctcatcaATCCTTACTAAccaaatgaattaaaattctgGCTTTCTATCCCTAGCTATCATGTGCATGACTCTTGCTTTACAGTTTACAGACACAACACTTCTCTATTccattttcttaagaaaaaatcCAACCATTCATTCAAATTAACAAAACTCATTCAGTTGTTCTCATTCCATAACCCAAACCCAGTTGGCCTCTCTTCTGTTCAGAACCaaaccagaaaaaaaaaaaaaagccaatAAAAATACAGCTTTAACACTATTGCAACAAAAAATTGCAGCTTTGAATTTCAATTTCCCCAAAAGTTACCTCAAACCTATccaaatctttttatttaagaaaaaaaaaagaatcatgtTTGTGTAGAGACAAAAATCTAAACACTGACTTTGCAATGGGACTTACATATGATCCCCTTTTATCTTCAAGTCTGCAATAGTAACTGTGATCTTCATTAATTTTGGAAACAGCCAGTGTGCACCAGTCAAGAAAGTGACTTAacataattttatagataatgCTGtctaactaaaaattaaaactcttaTAACACCTCTTTCAAGGCAAGCATTTGACACCTAGTTCTATAGTCTCAGTTTCAGCTGACTCTTTGTTATTTTCATGAAGCATCAAGTAAGACTGTATGGTTCCAGTGCATATAAataagggtttttttttttttttttgtgaaatttcaagtactgaaaaagaaatcttcttttccattttggatatttgattaaaaagaatgaaccttatcttcttgttctttcttttcttttattaaaagaaaagaaccttCTTGTTTGATCTTTAATTATGTTGTATGTATTGATGAAATTGAACAATATCATTGACAGCTATGCAACAGCCATGTAAATTTACTATCACAATCACCTCTATCATCATCATGACCAATTTATTATATAGAGAGAGATTCACATTCTCATTGTCTGTTGAAATGGGAATATATGTTT
This window harbors:
- the LOC8263441 gene encoding transcription factor TCP5 isoform X1 gives rise to the protein MVADAPYLYSFHPSQYDAVLQLNNEKDKMITSSREKGFQAKQEGDANDNNKKFSKAPSTSRQWSAFRNPRIVRVSRSFGGKDRHSKVCTIRGLRDRRIRLSVPTAIQLYDLQDRLGLSQPSKVIDWLLDATKDDIDKLPPLQLPQGFGQFHQQMLVSHESNSSQSSLAPFFDVNSTFNKDIGFHSLGIKVNNSNLDGDHQNSIIMGKTKYWEAEAETSMRATSSSTSEKGKWVRTNDHEENQDGVLSAQKLFPLASTHSSFPGLLNNPIPFNSHYHWDASNLSLSQFGTNHGMIIPQPENSALDSNTSTVALPAFSSGSQFFLCPPATVSSLFPQYPPYVATPLENNEPRETNHFQWLTSSSANNPMKNFSLGVNPGLVHHHSQRSSASQPDKDNAADT
- the LOC8263441 gene encoding transcription factor TCP5 isoform X2, with the protein product MITSSREKGFQAKQEGDANDNNKKFSKAPSTSRQWSAFRNPRIVRVSRSFGGKDRHSKVCTIRGLRDRRIRLSVPTAIQLYDLQDRLGLSQPSKVIDWLLDATKDDIDKLPPLQLPQGFGQFHQQMLVSHESNSSQSSLAPFFDVNSTFNKDIGFHSLGIKVNNSNLDGDHQNSIIMGKTKYWEAEAETSMRATSSSTSEKGKWVRTNDHEENQDGVLSAQKLFPLASTHSSFPGLLNNPIPFNSHYHWDASNLSLSQFGTNHGMIIPQPENSALDSNTSTVALPAFSSGSQFFLCPPATVSSLFPQYPPYVATPLENNEPRETNHFQWLTSSSANNPMKNFSLGVNPGLVHHHSQRSSASQPDKDNAADT